From Helicoverpa zea isolate HzStark_Cry1AcR chromosome 23, ilHelZeax1.1, whole genome shotgun sequence, one genomic window encodes:
- the LOC124642006 gene encoding inducible metalloproteinase inhibitor protein-like → MFKSAFVILSCVVGTVITESIECSGRNEHYECGSACQTTCATLGQECPIANSRCNGCYCDEGYARNDDGECIPIDDCPQ, encoded by the exons ATGTTTAAGTCAGCTTTCGTGATTTTGAGCTGCGTCGTGGGAACTGTTATAAC CG AGTCAATAGAATGTTCAGGGCGCAATGAACATTACGAGTGTGGTAGTGCTTGCCAAACTACATGCGCCACGCTGGGCCAGGAATGCCCTATTGCGAACTCGCGATGCAATGGCTGTTATTGTGACGAAGGTTATGCAAGAAATGACGATGGGGAATGCATACCTATTGATGACTGCCCCCAGTAG
- the LOC124642081 gene encoding zinc finger protein 39-like — translation MGVSLLLLKLLHCKQMNARSAGASTGEESAGEGSSRDEITIKKEATDDPICRVCLKEGSIPIYGSDTLDDLTESLSIFGGIDVREGDAYPKFLCQPCHTLLQGAILFRKTAQQSDQLLKDPPRVSPDAENDIPFDDTDNDNSYEYEETKVSKKQYHCKRCEISFKNFREYNKHRLSEEHENMRIVCPYCKKSYAAVYYKKHLVLHEQSSSPYICDICGKSFTMQGPFSRHRQTHFYKLPYKCTLCPYKGRFPESLKMHMRSHTGEKPYQCSECPSRFINKSNLNKHTLTQHKKEHAFKCDSCSRGFYSKRDLELHLKVDHAGIKDQVCNICGKAFGYRKQMMKHQLKVHKREKMRSGRMPIYLKVESMKQQGQDVDSLEN, via the coding sequence ATGGGAGTTTCACTGTTACTGCTAAAACTGTTACattgcaaacaaatgaatgcCAGAAGTGCTGGTGCTAGCACCGGAGAAGAATCGGCCGGGGAAGGCAGCTCGCGCGATGAAATCACCATCAAGAAGGAAGCTACTGACGACCCTATCTGCAGAGTTTGTTTGAAGGAAGGTTCTATACCTATTTACGGTAGCGATACCTTAGACGATTTAACAGAATCTTTGAGCATTTTTGGCGGCATCGACGTGAGAGAAGGCGACGCGTATCCTAAGTTCCTATGCCAGCCGTGCCACACGCTTCTTCAAGGTGCAATATTATTCAGGAAAACGGCACAACAATCCGACCAACTCTTAAAAGATCCGCCTAGAGTCTCACCAGATGCTGAAAACGATATACCATTTGACGATACCGATAATGATAACTCATATGAGTATGAAGAAACTAAAGTTTCCAAAAAACAGTATCATTGTAAAAGATGTGAAATATCATTTAAGAATTTTAGGGAGTACAATAAACACAGATTAAGTGAGGAGCATGAGAATATGAGAATTGTTTGCCCTTACTGTAAGAAATCTTATGCAGCTGTATATTACAAAAAGCATTTAGTACTGCATGAACAGTCATCGTCTCCATATATCTGTGATATATGCGGGAAGAGTTTCACAATGCAAGGACCTTTCTCTCGTCACAGACAAACTCATTTCTACAAACTGCCTTACAAATGTACACTATGTCCTTACAAAGGAAGATTTCCGGAATCTCTAAAGATGCACATGCGTTCTCACACAGGGGAGAAACCATATCAATGTAGTGAATGCCCTTcaagatttataaataaaagtaatttgaataaacataCATTGACACAGCATAAAAAGGAGCATGCGTTTAAATGTGACTCTTGTAGTCGAGGATTTTACTCTAAGCGAGATTTAGAATTACACTTGAAAGTGGATCATGCAGGTATAAAAGACCAAGTGTGCAATATTTGTGGGAAAGCATTTGGTTATAGAAAGCAGATGATGAAGCATCAGCtcaaagtacataaaagagAGAAGATGAGAAGTGGCAGAatgcctatttatttaaaagtagaaTCAATGAAACAGCAAGGACAAGATGTTGACTCTCttgaaaactaa
- the LOC124641846 gene encoding dynein light chain roadblock-type 2, whose amino-acid sequence MANEAEETVRKLSMHKGVAGVIVVNGEGIPIKTTLENHVSVQYAGLMSSLVDKAKAVVRDLDPTNDLTFLRIRSKKSEVMVAPDKDFILIVVQNPVE is encoded by the coding sequence atggCCAACGAAGCTGAGGAGACGGTTCGAAAGCTATCTATGCACAAAGGTGTGGCAGGAGTCATAGTTGTCAACGGTGAAGGTATACCAATCAAGACTACTTTAGAGAATCATGTTTCTGTTCAGTATGCGGGCCTTATGAGCTCCTTAGTGGATAAAGCGAAGGCGGTAGTGAGAGATCTCGACCCTACCAATGATCTGACCTTCCTGAGGATACGGAGCAAGAAAAGCGAGGTGATGGTGGCTCCAGATAAAGACTTTATACTGATAGTCGTGCAAAACCCGGTTGAATGA